The Arachis ipaensis cultivar K30076 chromosome B07, Araip1.1, whole genome shotgun sequence genome includes a window with the following:
- the LOC107606680 gene encoding uncharacterized protein LOC107606680 has protein sequence MASNSPYIVILVYPNYRMRNGDNGVTFECEDPILFRTQRAETLSDLRSLISSKLGGSETRKIGRVAYRLLAPMGNGVFRFQLFRLLGDEHVRVMFDVYGRIMVEQVMDLSAEVGHYDRPLAPPPIHVAVPVDEAEEGEEESDENYMVDSGDSDLSASGDQDECVPETPVPTVARHVLPPPHPIPALSAVPSHYHSLDLDAMHERTPFLDTGEEDYNLDGGVEFRVGHKFRSREAVLQGVKNYSIHRSAEYRVIESDRLKYHVQCRQAENGCQWSLRVALRQNLGYWEVRRVGGVHTCLAPTMSQDHRAVQASYHFKPSYRKVWTAKQKAIAQIYGHWEELYNEVPKLLQALQSYFSGTIFVLRVKPFYDGHLLVCDYSMFDKVFWSFPSCVKAFKNCKPFVSVDGMHLYGRYGGVLLIAVAQDGNNNILPIAFAIVESESTESWSFFLTNLRHHVTPQNGLLVISDRSQAIKAALSADDSGWHPPRAYHAYYIRHMAANFMTRFKSAEDKRYLINAAYSPNRAGYEWYMDVLRGVSPAMVD, from the exons ATGGCTAGTAATAGTCCATACATAGTTATCCTTGTTTATCCCAACTATCGTATGAGAAACGGCGACAACGGGGTGACATTTGAGTGTGAGGATCCGATATTGTTTCGCACTCAGCGTGCGGAGACATTGTCCGATTTGAGGAGTTTGATATCGAGCAAGCTCGGTGGTTCAGAAACGAGAAAAATCGGAAGGGTGGCATATAGGTTGCTGGCACCCATGGGTAACGGAGTCTTCCGGTTTCAACTATTCCGACTTCTAGGGGACGAGCATGTGCGAGTGATGTTCGACGTCTATGGGAGGATCATGGTGGAGCAAGTAATGGATCTTTCTGCAGAGGTCGGACACT ACGACCGACCCCTCGCACCACCGCCCATTCATGTCGCCGTTCCAGTGGATGAGGCAGAGGAGGGCGAGGAAGAGTCGGACGAGAATTACATGGTGGACAGTGGTGACAGCGACTTATCCGCTAGTGGGGATCAGGATGAGTGTGTCCCGGAGACACCTGTTCCGACCGTAGCCCGGCATGTCCTGCCTCCACCCCATCCAATACCGGCGCTTTCGGCAGTTCCGTCTCACTATCACAGTCTGGATCTGGACGCCATGCATGAGAGGACCCCATTTCTTGACACGGGTGAAGAGGATTACAACCTAGACGGCGGTGTAGAGTTTCGGGTCGGTCACAAATTTAGAAGCCGAGAGGCAGTGCTTCAGGGTGTGAAGAACTATAGTATTCATAGGAGTGCGGAGTACCGGGTGATCGAGTCGGATCGGTTAAAGTACCACGTGCAGTGCCGCCAAGCTGAGAATGGGTGCCAATGGAGCCTTCGTGTAGCCCTTCGGCAGAACCTGGGATACTG GGAGGTTCGGAGGGTGGGTGGAGTGCATACTTGTCTAGCACCCACCATGTCTCAAGACCATC GTGCGGTCCAAGCAAGCTATCACTTTAAACCATCCTACAGAAAGGTGTGGACAGCCAAGCAGAAGGCAATTGCACAAATCTATGGGCATTGGGAAGAGTTGTACAATGAGGTTCCAAAGTTGCTTCAGGCACTGCAGAGTTATTTTTCTGGTACCATTTTTGTCCTACGTGTCAAACCATTCTACGATGGTCACCTTCTGGTATGTGACTACAGTATGTTCGACAAGGTATTTTGGTCTTTCCCGTCATGTGTCAAAGCCTTCAAGAATTGCAAGCCCTTTGTGTCTGTAGATGGTATGCATCTGTATGGAAGGTATGGTGGTGTGTTGCTTATTGCGGTGGcgcaagatgggaataacaatatcCTGCCGATTGCTTTTGCCATTGTGGAGTCCGAGAGCACCGAGTCATGGTCGTTCTTCCTAACTAATCTGAGACACCACGTCACCCCACAGAACGGCCTGCTGGTAATCTCCGACAGATCTCAAGCTATCAAGGCTGCGCTTAGCGCCGATGACAGTGGTTGGCATCCACCAAGAGCCTACCATGCTTACTACATAAGACATATGGCTGCAAATTTCATGACTCGGTTCAAGTCAGCCGAGGACAAGAGATACCTCATTAACGCTGCTTATAGTCCAAACAGGGCTGGCTACGAGTGGTACATGGATGTGTTGAGAGGAGTCTCGCCGGCGATGGTTGACTGA
- the LOC107609865 gene encoding MLP-like protein 43 isoform X1: MAISGKISVEIVIQVPASKFFHILAKEFHNIQNICERVHGANLHEGDDWHCTDSVKNWTCLVDGKVITFKERIEAIDEEKKLIKYSIFDGDIGQNYKLFKDNVQVTETNNESASVKWTIEYEKINEDVKSPYGYLEFLEKSTIEVGDHLHKA; encoded by the exons ATGGCAATATCTGGTAAAATTAGTGTTGAAATTGTGATCCAAGTACCAGCTTCAAAGTTCTTCCACATCTTGGCAAAAGAATTCCACAATATCCAAAACATTTGTGAAAGAGTCCATGGAGCCAACTTGCACGAAGGTGATGACTGGCACTGCACTGATTCGGTCAAAAATTGGACTTGTCTAGTAG ATGGTAAGGTAATTACATTCAAAGAGAGAATTGAAGCCATCGATGAAGAGAAGAAGTTGATTAAATACAGCATTTTTGATGGAGATATCGGTCAAAACTACAAACTCTTTAAGGACAATGTTCAAGTGACTGAGACAAACAACGAAAGTGCTAGTGTTAAATGGACTATTGAATACGAGAAGATCAATGAGGATGTTAAAAGTCCATACGGCTACTTGGAATTTTTAGAGAAGAGTACTATAGAAGTTGGTGACCATCTTCACAAGGCATAG
- the LOC107609865 gene encoding MLP-like protein 34 isoform X8, translated as MAISGKISVEVVIQVPVSKFFHILAKEFHNIQNICERVHEGNLHEGDDWHCTNSVKNWTCLVDGKVITFKERIEAIDEEKKLIKYSIFDGDIGQNYKLFKDNVQVTETNNESASVKWTIEYEKINEDVKSPYGYLEFLEKSTIEVGDHLHKA; from the exons ATGGCAATATCTGGTAAAATTAGTGTTGAAGTTGTGATCCAAGTACCAGTTTCAAAGTTCTTCCACATTTTGGCAAAGGAATTCCACAATATCCAAAACATTTGTGAAAGAGTGCATGAAGGCAACTTGCACGAAGGTGATGACTGGCATTGCACTAATTCGGTAAAAAATTGGACTTGTCTAGTAG ATGGTAAGGTAATTACATTCAAAGAGAGAATTGAAGCCATCGATGAAGAGAAGAAGTTGATTAAATACAGCATTTTTGATGGAGATATCGGTCAAAACTACAAACTCTTTAAGGACAATGTTCAAGTGACTGAGACAAACAACGAAAGTGCTAGTGTTAAATGGACTATTGAATACGAGAAGATCAATGAGGATGTTAAAAGTCCATACGGCTACTTGGAATTTTTAGAGAAGAGTACTATAGAAGTTGGTGACCATCTTCACAAGGCATAG
- the LOC107609865 gene encoding MLP-like protein 31 isoform X9, with product MAISGKISVEVVIQVPVSKFFHILAKEFHNIQNICERVHEGNLHEDGKVITFKEKIEGIHEEKKLIKYSIFDGDIGQNYKLFKSNVQVTETNNESASVKWTIEYEKINEDVKTPYSFLEFLERSTIEVGDHLHKA from the exons ATGGCAATATCTGGTAAAATTAGTGTTGAAGTTGTGATCCAAGTACCAGTTTCAAAGTTCTTCCACATTTTGGCAAAGGAATTCCACAATATCCAAAACATTTGTGAAAGAGTGCATGAAGGCAACTTGCACGAAG ATGGCAAGGTAATTACATTCAAAGAGAAAATTGAAGGCATCCATGAAGAGAAGAAGTTGATTAAATACAGCATCTTTGATGGAGATATCGGTCAAAACTACAAACTCTTTAAGAGCAATGTTCAAGTGACTGAGACAAACAATGAGAGTGCTAGTGTTAAATGGACTATTGAATACGAGAAGATCAATGAGGATGTTAAAACTCCATACAGCTTCTTGGAATTTTTAGAGAGGAGTACTATAGAAGTTGGTGATCATCTTCACAAGGCATAG
- the LOC107609865 gene encoding MLP-like protein 31 isoform X2, producing MAISGKISVEVVIQVPVSKFFHILAKEFHNIQNICERVHEGNLHEGDDWHCTNSVKNWTCLVDGKVITFKEKIEGIHEEKKLIKYSIFDGDIGQNYKLFKSNVQVTETNNESASVKWTIEYEKINEDVKTPYSFLEFLERSTIEVGDHLHKA from the exons ATGGCAATATCTGGTAAAATTAGTGTTGAAGTTGTGATCCAAGTACCAGTTTCAAAGTTCTTCCACATTTTGGCAAAGGAATTCCACAATATCCAAAACATTTGTGAAAGAGTGCATGAAGGCAACTTGCACGAAGGTGATGACTGGCATTGCACTAATTCGGTAAAAAATTGGACTTGTCTAGTAG ATGGCAAGGTAATTACATTCAAAGAGAAAATTGAAGGCATCCATGAAGAGAAGAAGTTGATTAAATACAGCATCTTTGATGGAGATATCGGTCAAAACTACAAACTCTTTAAGAGCAATGTTCAAGTGACTGAGACAAACAATGAGAGTGCTAGTGTTAAATGGACTATTGAATACGAGAAGATCAATGAGGATGTTAAAACTCCATACAGCTTCTTGGAATTTTTAGAGAGGAGTACTATAGAAGTTGGTGATCATCTTCACAAGGCATAG
- the LOC107609865 gene encoding MLP-like protein 43 isoform X3: protein MAISGKISVEIVIQVPASKFFHILAKEFHNIQNICERVHGANLHEGDDWHCTDSVKNWTCLVDGKVITFKEKIEGIHEEKKLIKYSIFDGDIGQNYKLFKSNVQVTETNNESASVKWTIEYEKINEDVKTPYSFLEFLERSTIEVGDHLHKA from the exons ATGGCAATATCTGGTAAAATTAGTGTTGAAATTGTGATCCAAGTACCAGCTTCAAAGTTCTTCCACATTTTGGCAAAGGAATTCCACAATATCCAAAACATTTGTGAAAGAGTGCATGGAGCCAACTTGCACGAAGGTGATGACTGGCACTGCACTGATTCGGTCAAAAATTGGACTTGTCTAGTAG ATGGCAAGGTAATTACATTCAAAGAGAAAATTGAAGGCATCCATGAAGAGAAGAAGTTGATTAAATACAGCATCTTTGATGGAGATATCGGTCAAAACTACAAACTCTTTAAGAGCAATGTTCAAGTGACTGAGACAAACAATGAGAGTGCTAGTGTTAAATGGACTATTGAATACGAGAAGATCAATGAGGATGTTAAAACTCCATACAGCTTCTTGGAATTTTTAGAGAGGAGTACTATAGAAGTTGGTGATCATCTTCACAAGGCATAG